atcaaaaaaatcagaaacAACGTCAGAATGCCGAAGATGAAGATCCGGATGAAAAAGGGGAGAGAGTTCATCACGATGAAAGAATATTACAATTATAAAATCATGATACGGCCTTCAGAAGGTATGTTCAAAATCATGACCTAAATTTGAACACTTATATATGAATTAATTCTACCATTCTAATTTTCTCCGAAATTGTCTCATGTATATTCAGGTTTGACTCCACATCTGGGAGGTCGTTTATGGCAGCAATATGTTGTTGACGCATTTACAGTGATTGAGCAATACAGACTTGACTGGATCAGAGGTCACCAGACTATAATTCGTTCTGATATGTACCACAACATACGAGATGCACTAAACAAGGGTGACAGCAATCCTGAAAATGTCGGCAAGGTAACAATTTTACCAGCCTCCTTCACTGGCAGTAAAAGATACATGAACCAGTATTTCAAGGATGCAATGGCAATTTGTCGAATACTTGGACACCCATCATTGTTCCTTACGATGACCACTAACACAAAATGGCCTGAAATTCAGAGGATGTTAAAATTTCTACCTGGTGTTGATGTTGTTGATGCACCCGACGTCGTTGCAAGGGTATTTAAAATGAAAGTTGACCAATTTCTTGATCAAATAAAAAATAAGAACTGCTTTGGATGTTGTATTGGAGGTATACTATTTTCAGGATTTCTTCCTCTATCAAATTGCTTATGATTTAAATTTAATATGACATGTATGTAAggctttatttaattattttcatcAATTTCATATTACAGTAATGCATGTCATAGAGTTTTAAAAGCGTGGTTTTCCACATGCTCGCATGCTAATATGGTTGCATCCAAACGATCATCCCAAAACAATTGAACAAATAAATAAAATGGTTTCTGCAGAAATTCATGACCCAAGTATTGATCCAGTTGGTTACGAAGCTGTCAAGAATTACATGATCCACGGACCATGTGGCACTGACTGTGTCAATTCTCCGTGTATGGTTAAAGGCCGTTGTATTAAACATTTTCCTAAAAGGTAATTCTGAGATCTTTTACATTAAATTAATTTTCCAAAGACTACTGGAAGAATACAACATTTAATTTTTCACCTTTTAGTAAAAAATTCCTTTtagatttattttaattaaattgaAACATCGTTCTTTCCTTTTTAACAGGTATAATTCTCACACATACTTTGATGACTGTGGCTTTCCCATCTATAAGAGGAGGAAAACTGGAATTACCGTAAAGAAAAAGGGAATTGACTTGGATAATCGTTATGTTGTCCCCTACAATCGAGATCTTCTAATAAGATTTCAATGTCACACAATTTTGGAGATATGTAACAGCTCCAGATCATTGAAATATCTGTTAAAATATTGTTTAAAAGGACATGATACCGCCACCATGTGTCTGAGGAaaaaaacaaacaacaaaaaagGGTGCACAACCACAATCACTCCTGAGAAACGGCCGCTTGATGAAGTCAAGCAATACTTGGATGGAAGATATGTTTGTGCATCTGAAGCATCATGGAGGATATTTGGTTTTGACATCCATTCCCGGTGGCCTTCCGTTGAATGATTGCCAATACATCTACTGAATGACAAGCATGTGTCGTTTAAAGGCTCACAAAATCTACAGGAAGTTTTCGACAATGATGGAACAAAGAAAACCAAATTAGAAGCATGGCTTGATGCAAATAAAACATATGTAGAGGCCCCAAATTTAACCTATTCAGAATTTCCAAGCAAGTTTACATGGAATCCACAACCTGGTATCTGGAAACAGAGGAAAAGAGGTGATGTCATCGGTAGGCTTGCTGAAGTACATTCATCTAGCGGTGAACTATTATATCTCCGCATGCTCCTGCTCAGGATTAAAGGTGTTGTATGTTTTAATGATTTGAAGACAGTCAACAGCCATGTTTATAACTCCTTTCACGAAGCCTGTGTCGCGCTAGGTATCCTCCAGAATGACCAGCAATGGCACGAAGCTATAGGTGAAAATGCGCATACATCCATGCCTCCACAATTACATGCCATGTTTGTCAACATTTTAGTATACAGTCCAGTCTCTCATCCGCGTAGCCTTTGGGAAGCTCATTGGGGATGCATGTCAGATGATATTCTTCTTGTGAGGCGACATCTCACTGAGAATCCAAACCTTTGTCTATCAGATATTGAGATCCAGAATTACGCTCTTACAGGTATGAGTTGTTAATAATGCTTTGTACATATTACATGTTCCATGTTTGGATTAATGTTATCaagttttattaattttattgcagagatagagaaattgttgaatgatattGGTAAAAGCCTTAGAAACTTCCCAGATATGCCATATCCCGGATATGCTTTTTTTCCAACTCTGAGAATAGACTAATTCTTGAGGAAACATCCTATGATATAGAAGAAATGAAGAAAATCCACACAAGAAATCATAGTCTTCTCAATGATGAACAGAAGATAGTCTATGATTCCATTCTTGACAATATCAACCAGAAAAAAGGTGGTGTTTTCTTTGTTTACGGAAGTAGAGGATGTGGAAAGACTTTCTTGTGGCAGACACTGTGTTGTCGATTACGATCAGAGCATAAGATTGTGCTTCCTGTTGCCTCATGTGGTATAGCTGCTGTGTTGCTTCCTGGTGGAAGAACCGCACACTCCCGCTTTCACATTCCACTCAAGCTTGATGAAAATTGTTCTGCCGGTTTAAGACACGGGACTGATATTTCTGAGCTACTTCAGTGAACTGATTTAATAATTTGGGATGAGGCTCCTATGCAACATCTTCATGATTTTGAATACGTTGATCGATCCTTGAGAGATATTATGTCTGCTATTGATAAAAGCAGAGTTAAAAAGCCATTTGGTGGTATAACCATTGTTTTTGGTGGAGATTTTAGGCAGATACTTCCTGTCATTCCAAAAGCGTCAAGGGCTGAAGTTGTCTGCTCTACCCTCAATAAATCCAAGCTTTGGGAATCCTGTGAAGTATTTTTATTGAAGCAAAACATGCGGCTTAATGCAGGAAATAGTTATTTGGATAACAAAACCATTACGGACTTTAGCAAGTGGCAGCTTGCTGTCGGTGATGGCAAAGAAACCAATATTTCTCCAAGTCCAGACACTGGTGAAATGTTAATAAAGATTCCTGATCAATATATCGTTCATACGTCTGGAGATCCAATCCAGAAGCTTTTTGAAGTGACGTACCCAGATTTTATACAAAATATCTCTTCACATGAATACCTCAGATCAAGGGCCATACTCACACCTACCAATATCGTGGTGGATGTGATTAATACAACGATACTTGAAAAAATTCCTGGCATGGTTTACACTTATCTGAGTCAGGATTCAATTGATGATGCAGGTGATGAAGATAATGATTTCAGATCCGCTTTTCCAGTTGAGTATCTAAACTCTATCAATATGCCTTGCATTCCTAAGCATGAGTTAAAATTGAAGGTAGGAGTTGTACTCATGCTTATGAGAAACTTAAACCAGATCATGGGATTATGCAATGGTACAAGAATGATTGTGAAATCCTGTAGGAAGAACATTATTGAATGTGAGATTTTGTGTGGCTCTCATGTTGGAACGAAATATCTAATACCTAGAATTGAGATGATTCCAAGTGACACGAACTGGCCGTTTGAATTTAAACGCGTTCAATTTCCGATTCAAATATGTTATGCCATGACGATTAACAAAAGTCAGGGACAATCACTTGATACGGTTGGGCTTTACCTTCCTAAAGCGGCTGTCTCGCACAAACACATTTATGTTGCTATATCCAGAGAGACACGACCTGAAGGCCTCCATATTCTCATCGATAGTTGTGATGGTATTAGCACATATATTACAAATAATGTAGTTTTTGAGGAAGTGTTTTACAATCTTCCAAGTGTAGATAATTGACATGACATATTAAGAACTTCCTGTAACATTTTTCTATATTTCCTTCTTAACTCTGGATTTATTGTGTTTGATATATCAATGGTGTAAGTTCAATATCCAAAATGTTACACTTTTTTTTACTGCATCCGTCTATGAACATAATATAAACAATAAATCTCCAATTATTTTGTCTATTAAAAATATGTATAATCTGTTTGATTAGGAAGATTTTCTTAATTGTTTATATATTGTACATATTTTATTAGGAATTGGATTTCAGTTTTCCCTTTTTCTGTTGGAAAAAACACAAATGATAAGGTTGGTTAGTTGTCATAATCACATCAAACACTTACCTTAAGAATTATCAGCAAATTAAACCGGAATATTACTCTAATTCTCAATTAAAGGAATAGATTTGCACTATCAATTTCGAGCTAAATTGTTGGCATCTCCCTAATGCCTTGCTGGTTAAATATATTTTCAACATTTTTACAGGAGTTTTGTCATTTGCTAAGCATCATCCTTTTTTTCTCTCAAGAGTTCAACCATTTTGTAAGATCTTCAATTCTTTAAGCGATTTATACAGTTCTTAGAATATTGAATGTATAAATATCTTACCTGCTGAGTTGTTATTAAATTTTTGAATGAACTTTTTTCTTGCTCTTCTTATAGTGATCTTTTTCAATGGAATCATTTGATCGTCTATCTAATCTCGACAAGACAGGCATTAACTTGAAAATTAAGGTCAGGGTTACCAGGATGTGGGCTAACATGACTTTAGAGACGAACTCATTGAAAGGCTACAATCTTATTCTCCTTGACGATGATGtatgttttaaatttattcaTCTTTGCGTTGTTTGCTGtcaattctttttccagtattaTATATTTATGTCATTTAAATTATCTAAATGTAGGATAACCATGTTCATGCCTTTGCCTATCATAACATTTGGAATGGATTCAGCACGAAAATTGTGGAAGGCGGTGTCTATGTTTTTGACCAGTTTGTAGTTAAAGATCCTGTTGGAAACTTGAAGCCTGTGTAGTCAACCCTCTGCATCAGATTTATAGGCTCCACTACTTTGAGGACTGCTGATGATGATGGCATGATCCCTTCGCAAAAGTTTGAGTTTTTAGACCTGGGAGATTTGTTTGCAGAAGCAAATAAATGTCTTCCTCAATAGCAGCCTGAATTTACAATAGGTCCGGTAACGCACTCTTTTAACTCGATATTATCGTAATTAACTCATATGGAACAATTCTCCTACAATTATAAGACAGTCTACTTTAATATTGtgtaaataaattttatgttaaaCAGATATTATTGGAGTTGTGGAGGAGTATGAAGGTTTGAACAAGCTTCATACTCGATACGGAGATAGGGACATTGTGAAGTTTAGAATATGCGATTCAAAGTAATGTGCATATGTATATTTGATCAGTAGTGTAATTATGCATATACACCGCATATTTCTAATAGATTATTAACATATATGATATCTAAACCTATTTTGTAGTAATGCCCACAAAGTTACTGTTTGGGGTGATCTTGCTGTGTCGTTCAACAACGAGATGGCTGGAAATCCCAAAAAACTGATCATTGCTATTATAACAAGTACAAAAGTGACTACATTTATGAGTAAGTACTTATGCAATCAAATCTATTACACAGTTATATTCTTGCTGATTAAACAATTAACTTTATTTCCATATACAGGTTATGTTCAGATTGGTACATTACCATCTATTCATCTATATATAAATCTAGCTGATGAATCTATGAATGATATGAGGCAGAGGTAACAAGTAAATATAGAGTTAAAATTAACTTATCGACGTTTTGCTCTATTTATTAATTTCTTCAATATGTTTAGGTTGCTTGAGGAAGGATATATAATGAAAAGAGACAAATTGTTCCAAGCTAAACAAATTGAACTGGTTCCCACATTATTTGAAAAAATTGTCACTCAAAGACCTTGATGAGAATCTGACATACGATCACCTCAAGGTATTGCATTTATATAATATTCAGAAATGGTATTTTTATATGGTTGCTTTTGTTGTTAAATATTACATTTTCATCGTACCCCATAAAAGAATTTGATGCACCTTTAAGATCATTAAGGTCGATGAGGAAACAAATTGGTGGTTTTATAGCTGTAACAAATGTCTCCACGAGGTTGAGCGCATTGGAACAGTATTCAAATGTACCCAATGTCCTCGAAACATTCCCGTGTCTCCGAAGAGGTAACCTAAATATTTCAATTTATTGGAAATATTTGTAGGCTTGATACTGTTAATTAAAGCCTTTAAAAAATAGCTAACTATTTTCTCAGGGTTCCGTATCATGGTCCTTGCCGAGGATGAGACATTTTCCTGTAATGTTGAGTTTCTAGAAGAGTTCTTGGAACAAGTGCTGCAAAGGTGATTCCTGATTACGATAAGGTAAATAACTGTTGAAATAAAACAGCTGCAGCGTCACCATGTTATACCACATATGCATTCTTATTTTCTACAACTGTGTTCAGGATTCCTCTAAATCCTTTCCAGAAGTGATTAAATCATTAGTCGGAAGACTAATTTCAGTTGAGCTCGGTCTGACAAAATCAAACGTTGTTGAGGATAATAACATCTTTTATGCTGATGATTTATATGAACCAATGATGAACACTCCAACTCCTTCTGAATCTCTGATTATGTCCGAAGATTATTCCATCAACATGGGTTTTGAAGTGAGATTATAATGCGGTTATGTTATATTTGAGTTCTCTTTAGTATTCCATGCTGAATACTAATATTTGCAGACTTTTTTATTAAAACGTCTTTGCATGTATAGTACTCTGAAGGTGATGACGCTAATGGTACTCCAGGCTCTGCTAAATCTGGTGCCAAAAAAATTAAGAAGGTATTGACAATAACTAGCATCCTATGTTAGACATCCTATTTACTTATATACCAAAGTGCTTTTCGCTGACTAGGAATTGTCCTTATTCATCACTCTAACATAGGATACTTATGTCACTTTTGCTTGCAGGAAGGTTGATAGCATGCTTCAACTTCGAGTATTTTCCAGAGCTTTCATCTTGCTTATGGCTGAATGATTTTTTACAGTTATTGTCCACGTGACATTATTTGTAATTTCAATTGCATAACAATGTTTTTACCCTGTTTTTAACATTTGTTATCTATGTATTTGATTTTTAATCCTTCATAACTATGATCAGCGTCATCACACATAAATAAAAGTTTGGTTTACAATATTTAAATTTTACCTTGATCATCTACGTTTAATGAAGCATGGTTGAAGCACTACTTTTATTAAAAAGTAGTGCTTATTTATCAAGGTTCCTGTCGTACACCATTTAATTTGAAAATCAATGTCCTTTATGGACATAAGATTTTGTAATGGAAAGAAATGTTTAATTTCAAATTGTATAGCGAAAAGATCATTTTTTCAAGAGAATACAAGTTCTTAAATTTGACTCGAAACATTCATGATGAGCAACCTTAAATTCAAAATAAAGTGTCAGACTATATGTTTTAAATTCCCCGCATTACTCAATATTGAAATTTACCAAATTTAACTACTTTCCATCTCATTATACAAGTTTCCACGATATTTCCCGTGAATAACCTCAAAATATGCTCCTTAATTTTGACATAAATCAATACCTTATTTATGGCAATCATGTTCACACATTGCTTTGTTTAGGATTATGATATAATATGCGTATTGTTTGTGATTTGCAGAGTATACCACAACCTATAAAAATTATCCTAACTGTCTACAATCAAGATGACAATATCTTCCTTTAAAATTGGTGTTATTGAGTATCTTTCCCATATTCAAAATCAATCTTATTCTACTAAGACGGTATTATATATTCAGTAACTTTTATAGTTCTTCTACACTAAAATTGTTGAAGAACATACAGGTTTGTACACATATTTCTCTTCAATTTCAACAAAAAATACTATACATAATACATTAATCCTATAAACATTTATCATCTTTCAGCCAGGTATGGATGACCATCAACATTTGTCCGATCTGAATGCCACTCAAATTGCATGGACATTGAAAGTTAGGGTGACAAGAATGTGGAGGTCACTGAATGGTCATGGAGAGGTCTCGAGGCACAATCTTATTTTACTCGACTGTGAGGTGTGATTGCTTTTAATCTATTGCAAGTAATTGAGTTCACCACGTTTCTATTTTTCATATTCATTATTCATGCATATACTCTCTTTATATTACAGAACACGCACATGGTTGCACTTGTTTCACCTGCTATTTGGAATCAATTTGCCGGACTTTTGATTCCAGGAACCTTATAGCGTATAAGGAACATAGGTATCATGCCTGCGACTGATTTGTACAGGCTTGTGCGTAACACAAACTGTATACGGTTCCTACCCATCACTATTGTGGATGTAGTTCCAGTGGATACTCTAATGATTCTGCGGCACAAGTTTGAATTGACTCCCCTGCCTGCTATTTCTGACGCTCTTTTGAATTCGAATTATGATGAGATGCCTGTTTACTCCACATGTATTGAATTTTAAACGTTGACAATCAAGATTTCTAAAGTTATAAACGTTAGTAATTTACAATGTCAAAACAGATGTTATCGGTATTGTCGAAGTCTTGGAACCAAAGCGAACAATCCTGAGCAGATTTGGTTCAAGGGATATGATCCGCTTTAGACTAAGTGATGGAGAGTAAGATATTCCATATTCTGGCCCTTATAATGCAGATTTGTACAATTATAACTGTTTAGATTACCACATCTTTACTTTGATTTCAGGACATCGCACCGTGTTTATTTTGTGGGTAATTTCCAACCGAAAATAGATTCTTTATACCAGGATATAGGAACAGAAAGGAAAATTTTCATCCTTGCATCTGTCCGCATCAACGTTTACCAAGGTTTAATTCTTGCTTTCCTGCATGTACTAATTGTTTTTTAAAAAGTCAACAGTCTGACTCTCAAATTCCATTTAAAGCATTCCTAAAGTATTCTATTTTTTCTATTTGAAAAAAGGTATAATTCGCATAGGTAATTTGCCCTCAACAAGTATCTTCATCAATATTGATTATCCTGATGTCGTCACTTTGAGACAGAGGTATGCACATTAAATCAACTCAcatttaaattattatataatttactATTCATACTCTAACTTTGTTTTCCTTTTGTCATGTAGGTTAGTGAATGTCGACAACATGATGCATTAAAGAGATATTGCAGCTGGAgcattttattatatttattagtTTATGATATTTAACTAAATAAAGTTTTATTCGATATTCGGAATAAGCGTGCAAATTGTTCTACCACAAATATTATAATTCGTTATTCAACGTGTATGTTTCTCATATTTTTGGATTTTTAAATTATCTATTAAATCTTTTGGTTGAATTACGCCGCAGTTATCTTATGCAATATTTAACGTAATACTTCTTTGTTCGGACTAAGATATTATGATATTTAATACAAGCACGAAATATTTACCATATTCTAAATACTGTCACACTTTATTTAAGTAATCCAGTACTAAGATTACTATTTTTACTTTTCTGTAGTCGTAGAAATTACAAGTTATCTATATTAAAAATATACAATATTGATTGCAAATATATAATTACTAAGTCCTCAATCAACCTTAAGAATAATGTCATTGCAACAAGAGAGCTTTTCCATTGTTCAGCCAATAAGATCCATaatataaatacatcatattaaaTTGGAAAGTGTTTTCAAATCAGATCACATCCAATAATCTAAATAGCTACAAAACTAAATTTCAAGGATAAAAAACCATAATATTAATACATCATGTACCAGACATAAATATATTGATCACATTGATCCAATATGAAATATAGTATATATTAAACAAAATATTCGATAACTATATCGAATATTAAATCTTCTTGCTGAAAAGTAAAAACCAAGTTATCGTCTATTTGTAGCTCATTATCAGTCGTAAATTGGTTCCATCCAGCAGAGAATCGAGGTAATCCAGTAGAAACACTATCTTAACATTCTAGGTTAAAAGCCCCATCCTAAAAGTTACAATTTCACCACTTATCCATGTCCTACCATTCGGCTGTACAGCTGCTGGGATATACTGAAAGAAGATATGTCTTTGTTATATCAATTAACCACAAAATGAGTAAAATTTATATTGTATTTGTAAAAAAAAGTCTATGTAAATTGATCGAGTAATATAACAATACCGCTCCGTGACATGTGTTGTTCACATTTGAAGCAGTCATTGTGGCGGTGAACTCCATTCCCAGGAGTTGATCATTTTCCTGATCACTTATATTATTGTCTGCAATATCATCAGTTACATCTTCAACATCCATATCCAAGTTGTCTTCTACTTGCTGAATTCCTTCTTTATGAACTTCTGCAGCATGATCAGTGTCAACTATAATATTCATATGAACAATTTCTTCTAATTCCTCAAATCCACCTGGAAGTTGTTCATTAATATCTATAGAGAAGTAGCAAAAGGTATTAATATTATTATCGTGGTCACCCGCGTTTCCATTATTACCGTTTGACTGCATAGCTTCATTAATCACCAGACAAATAAAATGGTATGTAGTATTTAAAGTATTACCATTTCTGAAGAACAGCTGACCAGAAGTTTTTCATTTTTTGAACTATCAAAAATGATAGTTTCAAACTTCCCAGATCCTCTGTAGGTAAGCAACATGAAATCCTTCCTCTCGAACATTTTATCATTTACTAGCGCCAGTATATCAGAAATCTTCCCTGTGGATTCAGAGTACTGACAATTGTATATCTTTCCATTCTGCAAGATCAATTGTACTTTTGCAGGAATCGACTTTCCAAAAAGAGTTGTCAAATTCTTCTGGTATGGCCTGCCACAAGCATAATAAGTATCGATAAATGACAAAATTACTATTAATAGAGAAAAAGATATAGATCATAGTGTGGGAAAGTAAGAATTGCTTAATTAAAATCTTACTATTACTCCAGAGTCTATTGCACCGCCAATACCGAATATATCATGAATTTGCAACCAATCCCAATTATTATATCTATAAATTAATTGTTGGTATCCAAGTTCAATCATAATGAATAATGAAATTTAAATTTATGTATCCTAAAATAAATACGTAAAAGCTTTGTAAAAATGTGCAATTACCTCTACAAGTTGAATGCGATTGGGAAACAACTCTTGCAGAATTATAATCCACTTCAATTGCATCAGGATTTAGTGCACATACCATAAATTGTCTGAGGCCCTCATGCGTGAAAATCAGAATTGTAGCCGAATACCGTCTAACTTCTTTTAGGAACCATGTAAGGTTAACAAAACTCTTTTCCTCCATTGAATACTTGACATGAATTTCACGACCACTTGGGAACCGAAGCCAGACATTTTTTGGTATCACACTTGCAAATGTTGTGGTCAACTTCTATGGTAGTTTTGtataaatcaattaaattttaaaCACCAATTATTTTGATCCATATTCACAGCTACCTTAAAATTCCACCCAAATTTAAGATATGAAATGTGTACAACATTAAATGAAAAACGTACCACTATATTTTGTGCATAGTTATCTGATTTAAGAATGACGATAAATCCTGGAAGCTTGGTTTGATTAATATCCACCTAATAATTACAGGAGCATAATACTTTTACATACATTTTTTAAAAGAACAAATAACTCTATTCTATTAAACTGAATCGATATTATCACATACCATCTGATGTCTCTTCTTCAAtctctgattttttttttgtaatatttCCATCCTTTCTTACTAGCAATGAATTACAAAATTCCTGCAATGGATCAATGTCATTGTCTTCTTCCATTAACATACTTTCTCCTCTTTCGCCACCAACAAATTCATATTCCACCTCATATCTATAAAATTGTAATATAGAAACATCAGTACAATAATTATAACTTTAACCTTCATCAGATTTTGCCACATTGATATGTATCAAACCTTTATCAGAATCTAAATGAATCTGTAGAAACCAATCTCTTCCTATCTTCTATTTTCCTCTAATACGCCTTTTTAAgtaatcaacctcaaatccatcttCCTGAAAATCCTAGCTGAAATGATATTGCTATCATCCATAGTAAATACAAGTGTATCTCTTTCGCGCAAATAAATATCACTAGGACATATCCAAGGTAGTAAAAATATCCACTTGACGAGTTGTATGAAATGAAAGATTCATGCCCTCCAACCCGGATTTTCTCTATCATCTGGAGCTTTTGACTGTATTTGTACCGCACCAAACTTGGTACAATCTTGGAAAGAAACAATAAATAATGTTATTTTTACGAATTACGCATAAAAGCATAAACATGTACGGATGCACaaacatataattatatatgctCTTCAATTTGATCACAACGGAAATTACTCACAAATCCTCCACATGCCAGAGTATCTTTAGACACAATTTTCAAGAATGATGTTTCCACCAACAAGTTTCCTGCCccaaaaaaaatatttgatgAATTTCTACAGATGTACGTTTTccttaattcataaataatttatatGTAGAAATCAAAAAATTTAACTTATGACAGTACCTCTATCAAGATCTTTACCATAAACTTCATGTTTATAGATGCAAACATTCACGTTGTTCACATTATAAATATCATTATGCATTCTATACAAGATAATATAATCTCCAACTCTAAGTCCTGTGTCTAAT
This genomic interval from Apium graveolens cultivar Ventura unplaced genomic scaffold, ASM990537v1 ctg5378, whole genome shotgun sequence contains the following:
- the LOC141702618 gene encoding uncharacterized protein LOC141702618, which codes for MIRPSEGLTPHLGGRLWQQYVVDAFTVIEQYRLDWIRGHQTIIRSDMYHNIRDALNKGDSNPENVGKVTILPASFTGSKRYMNQYFKDAMAICRILGHPSLFLTMTTNTKWPEIQRMLKFLPGVDVVDAPDVVARVFKMKVDQFLDQIKNKNCFGCCIGEIHDPSIDPVGYEAVKNYMIHGPCGTDCVNSPCMVKGRCIKHFPKRYNSHTYFDDCGFPIYKRRKTGITVKKKGIDLDNRYVVPYNRDLLIRFQCHTILEICNSSRSLKYLLKYCLKGHDTATMCLRKKTNNKKGCTTTITPEKRPLDEVKQYLDGRYVCASEASWRIFGSQNLQEVFDNDGTKKTKLEAWLDANKTYVEAPNLTYSEFPSKFTWNPQPGIWKQRKRGDVIGRLAEVHSSSGELLYLRMLLLRIKGVVCFNDLKTVNSHVYNSFHEACVALGILQNDQQWHEAIGENAHTSMPPQLHAMFVNILVYSPVSHPRSLWEAHWGCMSDDILLVRRHLTENPNLCLSDIEIQNYALTEIEKLLNDIEEMKKIHTRNHSLLNDEQKIVYDSILDNINQKKGGVFFVYGSRGCGKTFLWQTLCCRLRSEHKIVLPVASCGIAAVLLPGGRTAHSRFHIPLKLDENCSAGLRHGTDISELLQ
- the LOC141702619 gene encoding uncharacterized protein LOC141702619 — protein: MSAIDKSRVKKPFGGITIVFGGDFRQILPVIPKASRAEVVCSTLNKSKLWESCEVFLLKQNMRLNAGNSYLDNKTITDFSKWQLAVGDGKETNISPSPDTGEMLIKIPDQYIVHTSGDPIQKLFEVTYPDFIQNISSHEYLRSRAILTPTNIVVDVINTTILEKIPGMVYTYLSQDSIDDAGDEDNDFRSAFPVEYLNSINMPCIPKHELKLKVGVVLMLMRNLNQIMGLCNGTRMIVKSCRKNIIECEILCGSHVGTKYLIPRIEMIPSDTNWPFEFKRVQFPIQICYAMTINKSQGQSLDTVGLYLPKAAVSHKHIYVAISRETRPEGLHILIDSCDGISTYITNNVVFEEVFYNLPSVDN